The Candidatus Methylomirabilota bacterium genome contains the following window.
CCGTTCACGGGTCACCGAGGGTCGGTGCCGTCGGCCGGCACGCGGAAGATCTCCATCATGATGGCGGCGCTGGCGGGGCCGTCCACGCCGGCAAGCTCTTACTCGACCAGAAGGTCACCATCGACGCGAAGTATCAGGGCAACGACTTCGGGACGTTCCAGCAGCTGACGCTGGGGTCCTGGATCGCGTTCCGTGACGCGCTGGTGACGATGATCATTGTGAGCGACAACACGTGCACGGGCTCGCGCGGCTTCGCGGCGGCCCATCAGATCATGGGTCGCATGGCACGGCTCTGCTACGACGGCATCGGGGGGTGAGCCGCGGCCGTCTCCCA
Protein-coding sequences here:
- a CDS encoding serine hydrolase encodes the protein MRDLGSRPAVHGSPRVGAVGRHAEDLHHDGGAGGAVHAGKLLLDQKVTIDAKYQGNDFGTFQQLTLGSWIAFRDALVTMIIVSDNTCTGSRGFAAAHQIMGRMARLCYDGIGG